GCGGGCCCGTTGCGTGATGAACAGGTCACGCACTTGTTCCGCGAAGTCATTGCCTCATGTTTGGCGCTGGAAGAATCCATGCGCATTGCGTATCTGGGGCCAGCGGGGACGTTTACACAAGAAGCGACCTTCAAGCATTTTGGCATGAATGTCGGTACATTGCCGGTGGATTCCATTCCGCAAGTCTTCCGTGAAGTGGAAGCGGGCAGGGTACGCTACGGGGTTGTGCCGATTGAAAATTCTACTGAAGGCGTGATTACGCACACGTTGGATATGTTCATGCAGTCGGGTTTGCGGATTTGCGGGGAAATTTCTTTGCGCATCCACCAGAATTTGATGTGTCGGCATGAAAACTGGCAAGGCGTGCAAAAAGTGTATGCACACGCGCAATCGTTGGCGCAATGCCGTTATTGGCTGGATAAGCATTTGCCTCATGCTGAACGCATTCCGGTGAGCAGCAATGCGGAAGCGGCGCGTTTGGTATCCCATGATGATGGTGCTGCGGCGCTGGGAAGTCGGCAAGCTGCGCCGATTTACGGCTTGCACATTGTGCAGGACAGTATCGAAGATAATCCCAATAACACTACGCGCTTTTTGGTGATTGGGGATCAAGTTGTTACACCAAGCGGCAATGATCGCACGTCGTTGTTGGTTTCCACCCGCAATCGCCCCGGTTCGCTGTATCACTTGCTGAAACCCTTGGCGGAAAATGGCGTGGATATGACACGGATTGAATCGCGTCCGGCTCGCACCACCAATTGGGAATACTTTTTCTTCTTGGATGTGCGTGGGCATGAGCAAGACGCGGACATCAGCGGTGCATTGGCGGCGTTGCGTGACGAGGCGGAAGTGGTGCGGGTGTTAGGGTCTTATCCCGTCGCAGTGATGTAAAAATCAGCCATCCAGCGGGCAACCGCGTTGCTGTCGGTGCTGGCATTGGCTTGATTCAAATCCGCCAACGCTGGTGCAGCAATCTCATGGGGCAAGGGCGCATCATCCCGCAGCTCAATCAATGCGCGTTCAAACGCCAATGTAAATTCCGGGTGAGCTTGTACGCTGAAGGCTGATGTTCCATAGACCAACCCTGCATACGGGCAAAACGCTGATTGCAGGAACACCTGCGCTTGCGGCGGACATTCCATCACCTGATCCTGATGCATAGCATTGAGAGTGATGTCGGCGGGGGCTGTACCCATCCAAGGCAAGGATTGCACTACCTGATAGTGATGCCGCCCGACACCCCAGCCTTGCGGCGCTTTGGTCACTTTGCCGCCCAAGGCTTCCGCCATGATTTGATGCCCGAAACAAACGCCAATCAGCGGGACTTGTTCCTGTTGGATCTGGCGGATCAATACCTTTAACGGTTCTAGCCACGGTAAATCATCGTACACGCCATGCCGCGAGCCAGTGATTAGCCAGCCGTCACAGGCTTGCGGCGAATCTGGGAATTCGCCATCCATCACCGCAAATACCTGAAAGTGTAAATCAGCGCCGGTTTGCTCTAACAAGGCGGCAAACATGGTGGTATACGTCCCGTGTTCGGGGATCAGTTCATCCGGCGCACGTCCGGTTTCTAAAATACCGATTAACATGGGTAATCACCTATTGGCTGGTTTGCGTTGCAATGCTTGTGGATATGATGCCTTAATTTGCTTAACGGTTACAGATTCTGTGGTGCGTATTACCGAGAACCTTGATCTACGCCCTACACCCCCGCTTCGATAAGCGCTAAACTCTGTTTCTTTTCAGGCTGACCCCAAGCGGAGACAGGAATGCAGCAAGATGTGCAAGATTTATTGGCGTATGTGCCATCAGCGAGTGCCTTGCAAGGGCGGGTGATTTTGGTCACGGGCGCTGCCGCAGGCATGGGCAAAGCGATTGCCAGTGCGTGTGCGCAATACGGGGCAACCGTGGTGTTGCTCGATAAAGAAATGCGCCGCACCGAAGATACTTACGACGCTATCGTCAACGCTGGCTACCCCGAACCCGCTATTTACCCGCTGGATATGCAGGGCGCAACCGCTAAGGATTATTTCGATCTCACCGAAAACATCCGCGCACAATTAGGGCGTTTGGACGGTTTGATGCTGAATGCGGCATGGTTAGGTTCATTCACGCCGATTTCGCATTACGACACCGAATTGTGGTCGAAAATGATTATGGTGAATTTGCACGCGAATTTCTTGCTGACACATGCGTGTTTGCCATTATTGCAGGAGGCTGCTGACCCCGCGATTGTGTTTGCCAGCCATGCGTCGAATAAGGCATTTTACGGCGCATTCGGGGTGGCAAAAGCGGGAATGGCAGCGTTTTGCGATATTCTCGCGGCTGAACATGACGATGCGGCACATTTCATTCGTGTCAACACCGTGGATACTGGCGCGGCACGTACCAGTATGCGCACCTTGAATTTCCCCGGTGAAAACCCCAATAGCGTGGCTCGCCCCGAAGCCTTGGTTGCGCCGTATTTGTACTTTTTGGGTGCAGATGCGGGCAAACGCACGGGCGAACACGTGGTATTTGCACGGCAACCGGGCGATGCTCAGTGGGTCGGCGAGGCGAGTGCGACCTAATGCAACGTGATTCCATCTACGCACTTCCCCAAGGACAGGTCGTCGATTTCGCTTTTAATGAAGCAGTCGCGGATGTCTTTCCTGACATGATTCGCCGTTCGGTGCCGGGCTATGAAACCATTATTGCGTTATTGGGCGTGATTGCGCGGCGTTATGCGCAGCCGCACAGCCGCATTTATGATTTGGGTTGTTCCTTAGGGGCGTCAACTTTGTCGATGGCGGCGCAAGTGCGGGCGGAAGATCTTAGTTTTGTGTGCGTGGATAATTCTGCCGCGATGACGCGCCGTTGTGAGCAAATTTTGCAACGGCACTTACCCAGCGGACAGTTTCAGGTGGAGTGCGCGGATATTCAGGCGCTTACTTTGAGTAATGCGTCGGTAGTGGTGCTGAATTTCACGCTGCAATTTCTTAAGCCGGATGAACGCTTGGCGATGTTGCGTCATATTTATGAGGGTTTATTGCCGGGTGGCGTGCTGATTTTGTCAGAAAAGCTCCAGTTTGCGGATGCGGCGGAACAAGCACTGCTGACCGATATACATTTGGAATTCAAGCGTGCCAATGGTTATAGCGAACTCGAAATCAGCCAGAAACGTTCCGCGCTGGATCATGTGCTGATTCCTGACACGTTTGTGCAACACGTCGAGCGCTTGGAGGCTGCGGGTTTTACCCAAGTGGTGAACTGGTTTCAGGGCTTTAACTTTGCGTCATTGTTAGCGGTGAAAGCGTGAGCGCAATGCAGTCATTGTACCGTTTTTTGCAAGATTCGCGTCTCGCACCTTGGTTGAATAGCTTGCCCGCACAACTCGAAACCGCGTTGCAAGGTTCGCACGGCAAGTGGGAAGAATGGCAGGCGGCTTTGGTTGCCGCACCCGATTTACACACGCAACAGCTTGATTTGAATAGCAGTGCCATAACGCTTGGCACTGCTGCCGACATTGACTTAGCCTCCCGTGCGCAATTATCGACGTGTTTGCAAGCCCTGATTCCTTGGCGCAAAGGCCCCTATCACTTGTTCGGGATTGAGGTGGATACCGAATGGCGTTCCGATTGGAAGTGGGAGCGGGTGTTGCCGCATCTGAGTCCGTTGAGCGGGCGTTTGGTGTTGGATGTGGGTTGCGGGAGTGGCTATCACCTGTGGCGGATGCGCGGGGCGGGGGCTGAGGCGGTGATTGGCATTGACCCCACGTTGCTGTTTCTGACGCAATTTCAATTAATTAAGCGTTATGCTGGGGAACAGCCGGTCTGGATGTTGCCGCTGAAAAGCGAAGATTTGCCTGATTTGCGTCAAAAAGGCTTTGATACGGTATTTTCGATGGGCGTGTTGTATCACCGCCGCGATCCGTTGGGGCATTTGCAGGAATTGCGCCGCGCTCTGCGAGCCGGTGGCGAGTTGGTGCTGGAAACCTTGGTGGTGGCAGGTGACGAACATACCGTGCTAATGCCGCACGATCGTTACGCCAAAATGCGCAATGTGTGGTTCATTCCCTCGGTGGCATTATTGGAATTGTGGTTGAAACGGTTGGGATTCACCCATATTCGTGTGGTAGATGTGACAACAACCAGCACTCAAGAACAACGTTGTACGGCGTGGAGTAAAGGCGAATCGTTGGCGGACTTCCTTGATTCCCAAGATATTAGCCGCACTATAGAAGGATACCCCGCGCCGGTAAGAGCGACGCTTATCGCTAATACCCCCGCGTGATCTGTTCAAGGGAATATCACTAAATTACAATATGATTAAGCATTGAAATAAAGTGAGCCAAGTGGATACGTTATTGCACAAACCAGGGTTTATGTTCGCGATGGGTGATACCAATCGCTTGCAGCAACGCCTTGCCCGGCGAATGGGGCAGGCATACAAGCGCTTCCGCGACAGTTGGGGCGGCTTGTTGCTCGACCCGTATTTGCGCGATGGCGGAAATTATCGCTATCGGCGTTATTCGGTGTTTCATTGGCAACATAATGCCTTAACCGTATTGCCGCACGAGCCGCATTATCAAAGCAGCCATTACAACCGGGTACACGGTGGATTTAACCGCCATTTTCGCGGCTGGCTGCCCACGACCTTGGCGAATCCGGTGTTGAAGGAAGTGATTGGTTGGGCAACGCAACAATTTTCGCGCAGCCCTGCCGAGTTGTGGCGCATTCAAGCGCACCAGTTCCGCATTATTGCCCGCCCTGATCAACAGGGAAAACCGACTCCAGAAGGCATTCATAAGGATGGTGCGGAATACATCTTGATCATGATGATGGATCGCCACAATGTTCACGGCGGTGAGAGTCGCATTTATGACAATACCATGCGCCCCTTAGCGGAAGGCACGTTGGCGCAAGCGGGGGATTTGGTGTTGGTGAATGATCACGCGGTTTATCACGGCGTGACCGCGATTAGCCCCGCCGACCCAACCCAACCCGCTTGGCGGGATGTGTTGGTGTTGACGTTTCACAAAGCGCTGGTTTAGCGTTTAACCGGGGCCTTCAAAGTATTTCCAAGGGTATTGGAGGTCGTCTTTGATCGTGCTCCAATACAAATCACCGGAGTTGCGCCAAGGATCCAGCAAAATGCCGGTCGCAAAGGGTTTACCTTTGGCGGTGACGATCAGGGTGCTGTGTTCGCGCCAAGGATTGCCTTTGTAAGCAACACCCCAATACAGGTCGAACGTTTTGAGGTCTTTGGTACGCATCCGCGCCCGCATCGCTCGCGCCCAGTCCACGCACAAACCTGCTTTGCGCTGCTTGGAATTGCGCAAGGTGTTGTGGAAAACGGGCGGCCAAGTCAAGCCCCAGTCATTCGCCAGATACATCGGGTACACAAACGCATCGTGCGCGACAGACTTTGCTTCACGCGTGTCAATAATGGCAGGGTCAAGTGCAATCAGCGCTTGCGCGAGTTCATCAATGCGCTGTTTCATCTTCGGTGTCAGGGTTTGCAGGCGCGGGCTGCCATCCGGGGCGATGGTTACATTGTCGTATTGCACGGCACAGCCACTCACGGCAAACAAGACCAGCAGTAAGCCTACCAGTCGTTTCATCTCAACCATTAATCACATTTCCTTCTTAAAATACATCAGGTAATTGACATCCACATCCTTGCCCAGACGATAACTCTGGAACAGCGGATTGTATGTCATGCCCGCGATATTCCGCAGCTCCAAGCCGACAGAACGCGCCCAGCGTTCGAGTTCGGAGGGCTTGATGAATTTGGCGTATTCGTGCGTGCCTTTGGGGAGCATATTCATCACGTATTCCGCGCCGATAATCGCTAACGCAAACGCTTTGGGGTTACGGTTGAGGGTGGAAAAGAAGACGTCGCCACCGGGTTTCACCAGTGCGGCACAGGCGGCAATCACCGATGCAGGGTCGGGGACGTGTTCCAGCATTTCCATGCAGGTCACGACATCGAATTGCTCAGGGGCTTCAGCAGCGATGGCTTCGGCACTGATTTGGCGGTAAGTCACTTCAACTTGGGATTCCAGCGCGTGTAATTCGGCGACTTCCAGCGGGGTTGCGCCCATGTCGATGCCGGTAACAGTCGCGCCACGGCGTGCCATGCTTTCGGCAAGAATGCCGCCGCCGCAGCCGATGTCGATGACGTTTTTGCCTTGCAAATGCGCGTGATCGTCAATGTAGTTGAGGCGCAACGGGTTGATGTCGTGCAGCGGTTTGAATTCGCTGTCACGATCCCACCAGCGCCAGGCGAGGTCTTCAAACTTGCGGATTTCGTTGGGGTCAACGTTTTGTGTCGGGTTGGTCATGGGGTTGCTCCAATTTTTTGTTGCCAGTGCCGCGCTTTGGCGATGAGGGCGCTGCTGTCTAGCGTGGTCAGTTGGCGGTTTTCCAACAGGGCTTTGCCTGCTACCCATGCATGGGTGACTTGTTCACGGCTGGTGCAATAGACCAAATGTGACACGGGGTCATACAGGGGGCTGGCTTCCAGTGTACCAAGATCAACCGCAATCATGTCAGCGAATTTGCCGACTTCCAGCGAACCGATTTCGCTATCCAACCCTAAGGCACGTGCGCCATTGATGGTTGCCATGCGCAAGACTTGTGCCGCTGGGATTAAGCTGGCATCTTGCGCCACGGCTTTAGCGAGCAGGGCAGCGGTACGCATTTCGCCGAACATGTCCAGATCGTTATTGCTGGCATTGCCATCCGTGCCGAGAGCGACATTAACCCCAGCGGCAGTGAGTTTAGCGATGGGGCAGAAACCGCTGGCAAGTTTCAAATTCGATTCGGGGCAGTGAATAACGTGCGTGCCGGTTTGTGCGAGCAGGGCAATCTCAGCATCGGTCAATTGCGTCATGTGGACGGCAAGAAAGTGTTGGTCGAGCAAGCCAAGTTGCGCAAGTCGGGCGAGGGGGCGCATTCCGCTTTGTTCGATGGCTTGCTGCACTTCAAACGCGGTTTCGTGCACGTGCATGTGGATGGGGAGCGCGTGTTCGCCCGCCAGATGCCGCACTTGTTGCAAGGGGTCATTAGACACGGTATACGGTGCGTGTGGGGCGAATGCCGTGGTAAGCAACGGATTTGCCTGCAATTGCTCATGCAAGGCCAAGCCTTTTTGAATGTATTCTGCTGCACCACTGCCCCAGCGGGTCGGGAAGTCGATCATGATCATGCCAATACATGCCCGAATGCCACTTTCCATGACGGCTTGTGCGGTGGCTTCGGGGAAGAAGTACATGTCATTGAAACACGTTGTGCCGGAACGCAGCATTTCGGCAATGGCTAACTGGCTGCCGTCATACACGAATTCTGCATCCACCCATTGCGCTTCCGCAGGCCAGATGTGGTGTTGCAACCAGTCCATTAAGGGTAAATCGTCCGCCAAACCTTTCAGCAGCGACATTGCGACGTGAGTATGCGCATTGACAAACCCCGGTAATACAGCCTGTTGTGGTAACGCTACAGTCTGTCGGGGTATATAGCGTTTTTCTGCTTCAGAAGTGGGCATGATTGCCACAATCCTGCTATTATCTATCGCTATAGTGTGGTGTCGCAAAACCTGATTACCCGAATCGACGGTAATAATCCATTCAGGTGTAATGAGTAAATCAATTTCCATTGCCATAATGTGCCATTGGGTGTTGTAAGATTGCCACGGTAGAGTAACCTATTTATGCTGAAAATCATCATGAGTCAACACGATTCGATCCGTGCCGTAGAGTGGAAAGACAATCATCTGGTGCTGCTTGACCAGCGCAAACTGCCGCATAACGAGCAGTTCGTGCCGTTATACAGCGCGGAAGATACTGCCGACGCTATTCGTAACATGGTGGTACGCGGTGCGCCCGCCATCGGGATTGCCGCAGCCTATGCCGCAGCAATGGCAGCACGCAAATGTTACAAGCAATACCCGCAAGATTGGCGCAAGCGTTTGAGCGTTGAAATTGACCTATTGCAAAATTCCCGCCCAACTGCTGTGAATCTCATGTGGGCATTAAAGCGCATGTGCGATTTAGCCGATGCCGTGGATGGCGACCCGGAAGAGCCGTTATTGGCATTAGCACAGCAGATTCATCAAGATGACATTAACGCCAATTACCGCATGGGAGAATTAGGCAGTGCCTTGATTCAACCGTCGCACGGGGTTTTAACCCATTGCAATACCGGATCACTGGCGACAGGCGGTTACGGCACTGCGTTGGGCGTGATTCGCAGCGCTTACAGCAGCGGCAAAATCGAACACGTGTATGCCGATGAAACCCGCCCTTGGTGGCAAGGTTCACGTCTGACCGCATGGGAATTGGTCAAAGATAAAATCCCCGCGCATTTGTTGTGCGACGGTGCGGCGGCGCATTTGATGAAATTGGGAAAAGTGTCGTGGGTTATCGTCGGTTCAGACCGGATTGCGGCGAACGGTGATGTGGCGAATAAAATTGGCACTTACAGCCTCGCGGTGAATGCCCGTTATCACGGAGTGAAGTTCATGGTGGTTGCCCCGACCAGCACCATTGATCTAGCGACCTTGAGTGGTAACGACATTCCCATTGAAGAGCGTTCGCAAGATGAAGTTTTGAACGTGAATAACCAGCGGATCGCCGCACAATACACTCAGGCATGGAATCCGGCATTTGATGTGACACCCGCCGCCTTAGTCGATGCGCTAGTCACCGAAAAAGGCGTGATTGAAAACCCCACGGCTGAAAAAATCGCTTCACTGATGGCGTCGTAATGACCAATA
The sequence above is drawn from the Thiothrix subterranea genome and encodes:
- a CDS encoding TRZ/ATZ family hydrolase, which translates into the protein MEIDLLITPEWIITVDSGNQVLRHHTIAIDNSRIVAIMPTSEAEKRYIPRQTVALPQQAVLPGFVNAHTHVAMSLLKGLADDLPLMDWLQHHIWPAEAQWVDAEFVYDGSQLAIAEMLRSGTTCFNDMYFFPEATAQAVMESGIRACIGMIMIDFPTRWGSGAAEYIQKGLALHEQLQANPLLTTAFAPHAPYTVSNDPLQQVRHLAGEHALPIHMHVHETAFEVQQAIEQSGMRPLARLAQLGLLDQHFLAVHMTQLTDAEIALLAQTGTHVIHCPESNLKLASGFCPIAKLTAAGVNVALGTDGNASNNDLDMFGEMRTAALLAKAVAQDASLIPAAQVLRMATINGARALGLDSEIGSLEVGKFADMIAVDLGTLEASPLYDPVSHLVYCTSREQVTHAWVAGKALLENRQLTTLDSSALIAKARHWQQKIGATP
- the mtnA gene encoding S-methyl-5-thioribose-1-phosphate isomerase, with the translated sequence MLKIIMSQHDSIRAVEWKDNHLVLLDQRKLPHNEQFVPLYSAEDTADAIRNMVVRGAPAIGIAAAYAAAMAARKCYKQYPQDWRKRLSVEIDLLQNSRPTAVNLMWALKRMCDLADAVDGDPEEPLLALAQQIHQDDINANYRMGELGSALIQPSHGVLTHCNTGSLATGGYGTALGVIRSAYSSGKIEHVYADETRPWWQGSRLTAWELVKDKIPAHLLCDGAAAHLMKLGKVSWVIVGSDRIAANGDVANKIGTYSLAVNARYHGVKFMVVAPTSTIDLATLSGNDIPIEERSQDEVLNVNNQRIAAQYTQAWNPAFDVTPAALVDALVTEKGVIENPTAEKIASLMAS
- a CDS encoding SDR family NAD(P)-dependent oxidoreductase; translation: MQQDVQDLLAYVPSASALQGRVILVTGAAAGMGKAIASACAQYGATVVLLDKEMRRTEDTYDAIVNAGYPEPAIYPLDMQGATAKDYFDLTENIRAQLGRLDGLMLNAAWLGSFTPISHYDTELWSKMIMVNLHANFLLTHACLPLLQEAADPAIVFASHASNKAFYGAFGVAKAGMAAFCDILAAEHDDAAHFIRVNTVDTGAARTSMRTLNFPGENPNSVARPEALVAPYLYFLGADAGKRTGEHVVFARQPGDAQWVGEASAT
- a CDS encoding 2OG-Fe dioxygenase family protein; the encoded protein is MSQVDTLLHKPGFMFAMGDTNRLQQRLARRMGQAYKRFRDSWGGLLLDPYLRDGGNYRYRRYSVFHWQHNALTVLPHEPHYQSSHYNRVHGGFNRHFRGWLPTTLANPVLKEVIGWATQQFSRSPAELWRIQAHQFRIIARPDQQGKPTPEGIHKDGAEYILIMMMDRHNVHGGESRIYDNTMRPLAEGTLAQAGDLVLVNDHAVYHGVTAISPADPTQPAWRDVLVLTFHKALV
- the ubiG gene encoding bifunctional 2-polyprenyl-6-hydroxyphenol methylase/3-demethylubiquinol 3-O-methyltransferase UbiG encodes the protein MTNPTQNVDPNEIRKFEDLAWRWWDRDSEFKPLHDINPLRLNYIDDHAHLQGKNVIDIGCGGGILAESMARRGATVTGIDMGATPLEVAELHALESQVEVTYRQISAEAIAAEAPEQFDVVTCMEMLEHVPDPASVIAACAALVKPGGDVFFSTLNRNPKAFALAIIGAEYVMNMLPKGTHEYAKFIKPSELERWARSVGLELRNIAGMTYNPLFQSYRLGKDVDVNYLMYFKKEM
- the cmoB gene encoding tRNA 5-methoxyuridine(34)/uridine 5-oxyacetic acid(34) synthase CmoB, whose protein sequence is MQSLYRFLQDSRLAPWLNSLPAQLETALQGSHGKWEEWQAALVAAPDLHTQQLDLNSSAITLGTAADIDLASRAQLSTCLQALIPWRKGPYHLFGIEVDTEWRSDWKWERVLPHLSPLSGRLVLDVGCGSGYHLWRMRGAGAEAVIGIDPTLLFLTQFQLIKRYAGEQPVWMLPLKSEDLPDLRQKGFDTVFSMGVLYHRRDPLGHLQELRRALRAGGELVLETLVVAGDEHTVLMPHDRYAKMRNVWFIPSVALLELWLKRLGFTHIRVVDVTTTSTQEQRCTAWSKGESLADFLDSQDISRTIEGYPAPVRATLIANTPA
- the pheA gene encoding prephenate dehydratase, with product MADTFNLQAIRERIDALDTQILALLNERAQCAEQVAHAKLAEDPNATFYRPEREAQILTRMQSLNAGPLRDEQVTHLFREVIASCLALEESMRIAYLGPAGTFTQEATFKHFGMNVGTLPVDSIPQVFREVEAGRVRYGVVPIENSTEGVITHTLDMFMQSGLRICGEISLRIHQNLMCRHENWQGVQKVYAHAQSLAQCRYWLDKHLPHAERIPVSSNAEAARLVSHDDGAAALGSRQAAPIYGLHIVQDSIEDNPNNTTRFLVIGDQVVTPSGNDRTSLLVSTRNRPGSLYHLLKPLAENGVDMTRIESRPARTTNWEYFFFLDVRGHEQDADISGALAALRDEAEVVRVLGSYPVAVM
- a CDS encoding glutamine amidotransferase-related protein; the protein is MLIGILETGRAPDELIPEHGTYTTMFAALLEQTGADLHFQVFAVMDGEFPDSPQACDGWLITGSRHGVYDDLPWLEPLKVLIRQIQQEQVPLIGVCFGHQIMAEALGGKVTKAPQGWGVGRHHYQVVQSLPWMGTAPADITLNAMHQDQVMECPPQAQVFLQSAFCPYAGLVYGTSAFSVQAHPEFTLAFERALIELRDDAPLPHEIAAPALADLNQANASTDSNAVARWMADFYITATG
- the cmoA gene encoding carboxy-S-adenosyl-L-methionine synthase CmoA, encoding MQRDSIYALPQGQVVDFAFNEAVADVFPDMIRRSVPGYETIIALLGVIARRYAQPHSRIYDLGCSLGASTLSMAAQVRAEDLSFVCVDNSAAMTRRCEQILQRHLPSGQFQVECADIQALTLSNASVVVLNFTLQFLKPDERLAMLRHIYEGLLPGGVLILSEKLQFADAAEQALLTDIHLEFKRANGYSELEISQKRSALDHVLIPDTFVQHVERLEAAGFTQVVNWFQGFNFASLLAVKA